One region of Bacillus zhangzhouensis genomic DNA includes:
- the pdaA gene encoding delta-lactam-biosynthetic de-N-acetylase, with product MKKFMLICLCALFVSMPLSEAGAVSNKPIHWGFAKSKEHRPPNAGKELTALLKKYDAFYLGNTKKKEIYFTFDNGYENGYTPKILDVLKKHQVPGTFFVTGHFVKDQPGLVKRMAEEGHIIGNHSYHHPDLTTKSTKEIKEELDRVNEAVYKITGKQDNLYLRPPRGVFSERVLKETKQLGYQTVFWSVAFVDWHIHHQKGKQYAYDQMMKQAHPGAIYLLHTVSRDNAEALDDAITALKKQGYSFKSLDDLMLEKVWHLPQL from the coding sequence ATGAAAAAATTCATGCTGATCTGTTTATGTGCGCTTTTTGTCTCCATGCCTCTTTCAGAAGCAGGAGCCGTGTCTAATAAGCCCATCCACTGGGGATTTGCGAAAAGCAAAGAGCACAGGCCGCCGAATGCGGGCAAAGAATTGACGGCACTCTTAAAAAAATATGATGCCTTCTATTTAGGGAACACGAAAAAGAAAGAGATTTATTTTACCTTCGACAATGGCTATGAAAATGGGTACACGCCCAAGATCTTAGACGTGCTGAAAAAACATCAAGTACCAGGCACCTTTTTTGTGACAGGTCATTTTGTAAAGGACCAGCCCGGACTTGTCAAACGTATGGCAGAAGAAGGTCATATCATTGGCAACCATTCCTATCATCATCCAGATTTAACAACAAAAAGTACGAAAGAAATCAAAGAAGAATTGGACCGTGTCAATGAAGCTGTGTACAAAATCACAGGAAAACAAGATAACCTCTATCTTCGTCCCCCGCGCGGTGTGTTCAGTGAAAGGGTACTAAAGGAAACAAAACAGCTCGGCTACCAAACTGTTTTCTGGTCAGTAGCATTTGTAGACTGGCATATCCATCATCAAAAAGGAAAACAGTATGCTTATGATCAAATGATGAAACAGGCGCACCCAGGTGCCATTTACTTACTTCATACCGTCTCAAGAGACAATGCAGAAGCGCTGGATGATGCCATCACCGCTCTGAAAAAACAAGGATATTCCTTTAAAAGTCTAGACGATCTTATGCTTGAAAAAGTATGGCATCTGCCCCAGCTATAG
- a CDS encoding YtxH domain-containing protein: MEEKNQIMLRGAVIGAACGALLTLFHRPTRMALKDKWDDCQEKLAEYRQEPARISACVKEKMEETKQLMRTVSDDLSFLNEQVNQLKETTPKVLEIIEETKDHFRLK, encoded by the coding sequence ATGGAAGAGAAAAATCAAATCATGCTTCGAGGAGCTGTGATAGGAGCAGCTTGTGGTGCACTGCTGACATTATTTCATCGGCCAACGAGAATGGCACTCAAAGACAAATGGGATGACTGTCAGGAAAAGCTGGCGGAATACCGTCAGGAGCCAGCCAGAATTTCTGCTTGCGTGAAAGAAAAAATGGAAGAAACGAAGCAGCTGATGCGAACAGTCTCAGATGATTTGTCATTTTTAAATGAACAAGTCAATCAGTTAAAGGAAACAACCCCAAAAGTATTAGAGATTATTGAAGAAACAAAGGATCACTTTCGATTGAAATAG
- a CDS encoding YebC/PmpR family DNA-binding transcriptional regulator: protein MGRKWNNIKEKKASKDASTSRIYAKFGREIYVAAKQGEPNPESNQALRFVLERAKTYSVPKHIVDRAIEKAKGGAEENFDELRYEGFGPNGSMVIVDALTNNVNRTASDVRAAFGKNGGNMGVSGSVAYMFDQTAVIGVEGKSEEETLELLMEADIDVRDIMEEDETVIVYAEPDQFHQVQEAFKQAGVEEFTVAEITMLPQNEVTLDDESKAQFEKLIDVLEELEDVQQVYHNVDLGE, encoded by the coding sequence ATGGGTCGTAAGTGGAACAACATTAAAGAAAAGAAAGCATCAAAGGATGCCAGTACAAGTCGTATTTACGCAAAATTCGGGCGTGAAATCTATGTGGCTGCCAAACAAGGTGAGCCAAACCCAGAATCAAACCAAGCACTTCGTTTTGTTCTAGAACGTGCAAAAACATATAGTGTCCCAAAACATATTGTGGACCGTGCCATTGAAAAAGCCAAAGGCGGTGCGGAAGAGAACTTCGATGAGCTGCGCTATGAAGGATTTGGACCAAACGGATCCATGGTAATCGTTGATGCCCTCACTAATAATGTGAACCGGACAGCTTCAGATGTTCGAGCAGCATTTGGGAAAAACGGTGGAAACATGGGCGTAAGCGGCTCTGTTGCCTACATGTTTGACCAAACAGCTGTCATCGGTGTCGAAGGGAAAAGCGAAGAAGAAACGCTTGAGCTTTTAATGGAAGCAGACATTGATGTACGTGACATCATGGAAGAAGATGAAACGGTGATTGTGTACGCTGAACCAGATCAATTCCATCAAGTACAAGAAGCATTCAAACAAGCCGGCGTTGAAGAATTCACTGTCGCTGAAATCACAATGCTCCCGCAAAACGAAGTGACATTAGATGATGAATCTAAAGCACAATTTGAAAAACTGATCGATGTATTAGAAGAGCTTGAAGACGTGCAGCAGGTTTATCATAATGTGGATTTAGGGGAATAA
- a CDS encoding YihY family inner membrane protein encodes MGFIKALIERFLLHEGPAKSAELAYFFLLSLFPFLIFVLTLVGYLPLTSKDVLSVISGYAPEGALSMIESIAEETLNSRNGGLLSFGIIAALWSASNGINAVVRAFNHAYEVEENRSFILVRLTSIILTIAMVLTIIFALMLPVFGKELGLFVAKLVGQSDAFLTIWTAMRWIISPLILLIVFTALYYFAPNIRLKLKFVLPGAIFASIGWILVSMLFSFYVGEFANYSAMYGSIGGIIILMIWFYLTGIMIILGGELNALLHKRKIVPGKV; translated from the coding sequence ATGGGTTTTATTAAAGCGTTAATTGAACGCTTTTTGCTGCATGAAGGACCGGCAAAATCTGCTGAGCTTGCTTACTTCTTTTTGCTTTCATTATTTCCGTTTCTCATCTTCGTGCTGACACTCGTTGGATATTTGCCACTGACGTCGAAGGATGTCCTGAGCGTCATTTCTGGTTATGCACCAGAAGGAGCACTTTCCATGATTGAATCCATTGCCGAAGAGACACTGAACAGCCGTAACGGCGGATTGCTATCATTCGGGATTATTGCCGCCCTTTGGTCTGCATCTAACGGGATTAATGCCGTCGTCAGAGCATTTAACCATGCTTACGAAGTTGAGGAAAATCGTTCCTTCATTCTCGTACGTTTAACATCAATCATCTTAACCATCGCGATGGTTCTTACGATTATTTTTGCCTTAATGCTGCCTGTCTTTGGAAAAGAACTTGGCTTATTTGTCGCTAAATTAGTCGGGCAGTCAGATGCCTTTTTGACCATATGGACGGCCATGAGGTGGATTATTAGCCCGCTCATTTTATTGATTGTGTTTACAGCCTTGTACTATTTCGCCCCAAACATCAGACTGAAATTGAAATTTGTTCTGCCAGGCGCCATTTTTGCATCGATTGGATGGATTTTGGTGAGCATGCTGTTCTCATTTTACGTAGGGGAGTTTGCTAATTACAGCGCGATGTATGGAAGTATTGGGGGAATCATTATTTTAATGATCTGGTTTTATTTAACCGGCATCATGATTATCCTTGGCGGAGAGCTCAATGCGCTTTTACATAAGCGTAAAATCGTACCAGGCAAGGTGTGA
- a CDS encoding YfkD family protein, with protein sequence MFVVLLSLSFLYSFPAEAAKPFKVPSSVASISKENTYPNASQDQPLLQPSELTAELFKTTNVPIENTHLIKMLNESSISGTPLAVGYRATIFLGRWALSYDSNETVANWEYKKVNTNHIDNRGGNKTAIGKYVQKQQVKVSGGLTAKVPNPEDVKTLMMQKAIQKTKLPLAFDTVIGAGTKRDQSYHVSPKKAAALHAYAPAINEKGKVTYGEVYLVLKGNKRKLVVKNVTSQGIGAWIPVQDHLTFGFQGMN encoded by the coding sequence ATGTTTGTTGTTCTCTTATCCTTAAGTTTTCTATACAGCTTTCCAGCTGAGGCGGCGAAGCCATTTAAAGTGCCATCCTCTGTCGCCAGTATCTCCAAGGAGAATACGTATCCGAACGCATCACAGGATCAGCCACTGCTCCAGCCGAGCGAGCTGACAGCCGAATTGTTTAAAACAACCAATGTGCCGATTGAAAATACACATTTGATCAAAATGCTGAATGAATCGAGCATATCAGGTACACCACTAGCTGTTGGCTATAGGGCAACTATTTTCCTTGGAAGATGGGCACTCAGCTACGATTCAAACGAAACGGTGGCCAACTGGGAATACAAAAAAGTAAATACCAATCACATCGATAACAGAGGCGGCAATAAAACAGCCATTGGAAAATACGTTCAAAAGCAGCAAGTAAAAGTAAGCGGCGGGCTCACAGCGAAGGTGCCGAACCCAGAAGATGTGAAAACATTGATGATGCAAAAAGCGATTCAAAAAACAAAGCTACCCCTCGCTTTTGACACCGTGATTGGCGCAGGAACAAAACGAGATCAGTCATACCACGTCTCACCGAAAAAAGCAGCAGCGCTACATGCCTATGCACCAGCGATTAACGAAAAAGGAAAGGTCACATACGGAGAAGTGTACCTTGTGCTAAAAGGAAATAAACGGAAACTCGTCGTGAAAAACGTGACCTCACAAGGAATCGGCGCTTGGATTCCTGTTCAGGATCACCTGACGTTTGGGTTTCAAGGGATGAATTAA
- a CDS encoding SE1561 family protein, whose translation MGKAADSKEQQVDYLKNRLDMFMNVIDSLDPESTDVEDIDRLIQMIDDLEAKYERFKNDWKEE comes from the coding sequence ATGGGTAAGGCAGCAGACAGCAAAGAGCAGCAGGTTGATTATTTAAAGAACCGATTAGATATGTTTATGAATGTGATTGATTCATTAGATCCTGAATCAACAGACGTTGAGGATATAGACAGACTGATCCAGATGATTGATGACCTGGAAGCGAAATATGAACGGTTTAAAAACGATTGGAAGGAAGAATAG
- a CDS encoding sodium:alanine symporter family protein: protein MGWAEQIVSNINDVLWGPPLLFLIVGTGIYLTFRVLFIQIRLLPYSLKLAFSKQDKTSEGDISHFQALMTALAATVGTGNIVGVASAVIAGGPGAVFWMWFAAFFGMATKYAEAVLAVKYRVKNEKGEMSGGPMYYLEHGLKQKWLGVLFAIFGATAAFGIGNLVQSNSISGVMNSTFQIPTWITGIMITFFTALVILGGIKSIGRVTAIFIPVMALFYVICGLIILVMNANLVPSAVGLIFTDAFTGQAVAGGAIGTVIRWGVARGVFSNEAGLGSAPIAAAAAKTDMPARQALVSMTQVFIDTMIVCSITGITIVMADMYTTEKSDALTSLSFAHFLGPTGSIIVAIGLLLFAYSTIIGWSYYGEKCFTYLAKDSYVMYYRVVFVMAVFFGAVFKNDFVWNVADMLNGLMAVPNLIGLIGLSGVVVFESKRIIDKIKQEKKEKNISVSS, encoded by the coding sequence ATGGGATGGGCAGAACAGATTGTCAGCAATATCAATGATGTATTATGGGGACCTCCGCTTTTGTTTTTGATCGTGGGGACAGGGATTTACCTTACCTTTCGCGTGCTCTTCATTCAAATTAGGCTGCTCCCCTATTCGCTCAAGCTGGCATTTTCAAAGCAAGACAAGACATCAGAAGGTGATATTTCTCACTTCCAAGCATTAATGACCGCTCTTGCTGCAACAGTTGGAACAGGAAATATTGTTGGGGTCGCCTCTGCTGTCATTGCCGGTGGACCAGGCGCTGTGTTTTGGATGTGGTTTGCAGCGTTCTTTGGAATGGCGACAAAATATGCTGAAGCTGTTCTCGCAGTGAAATATCGTGTCAAAAATGAAAAAGGTGAAATGTCCGGCGGGCCAATGTACTATTTGGAACATGGCTTGAAGCAAAAATGGCTAGGTGTGCTGTTTGCTATCTTTGGTGCCACGGCTGCCTTTGGGATTGGGAATCTCGTGCAGTCAAATTCGATTTCTGGTGTCATGAATTCAACCTTTCAGATTCCAACATGGATCACAGGCATTATGATTACGTTCTTTACTGCCCTCGTGATTTTAGGCGGAATTAAAAGCATTGGCCGGGTGACGGCTATTTTTATACCGGTCATGGCTTTATTCTACGTCATTTGCGGACTGATCATCCTTGTCATGAATGCGAATCTTGTCCCAAGTGCAGTCGGACTCATTTTTACGGATGCTTTTACAGGTCAAGCCGTTGCAGGCGGCGCGATCGGTACCGTGATCCGCTGGGGTGTGGCGAGAGGGGTATTTTCCAATGAAGCGGGTCTTGGTTCTGCACCAATCGCTGCTGCTGCTGCCAAAACGGATATGCCTGCTCGTCAAGCACTTGTGTCAATGACGCAAGTATTTATTGATACGATGATTGTTTGTTCCATTACAGGAATCACAATTGTCATGGCCGATATGTACACCACAGAAAAAAGTGATGCACTCACCTCATTATCCTTTGCTCATTTCCTTGGACCAACCGGCTCAATCATTGTTGCAATCGGCTTACTTTTATTCGCCTACTCCACCATTATTGGGTGGTCCTATTATGGCGAAAAATGCTTTACATATTTGGCGAAAGATTCGTATGTCATGTATTATCGTGTTGTGTTTGTAATGGCTGTCTTTTTCGGTGCGGTGTTTAAAAATGATTTCGTCTGGAACGTGGCGGATATGCTCAACGGGCTGATGGCTGTTCCTAACTTAATTGGCCTCATTGGTTTATCAGGAGTTGTCGTGTTTGAATCCAAACGAATCATCGATAAGATTAAGCAGGAAAAAAAGGAGAAAAACATCTCGGTATCGTCTTAA
- a CDS encoding low molecular weight phosphotyrosine protein phosphatase — MIHVLFVCLGNICRSPMAEAIFRKRVEDEGLSEHFVIDSAGIGGWHQGSPPHEGTRKVLDEKGISYEGMSARQIKDEDITAYDYIIAMDAENVGALRSIAGYGKHHFIGRLLDFVEEEDRDDVPDPYYTGNFEEVHDLIETGIDRFLTYVKKEKHL; from the coding sequence GTGATTCATGTATTATTCGTATGTCTTGGCAATATTTGCAGATCACCGATGGCAGAGGCCATATTTAGAAAACGAGTAGAGGATGAAGGACTAAGCGAGCATTTTGTTATTGATTCAGCAGGCATTGGCGGCTGGCATCAAGGCAGTCCTCCGCATGAAGGAACAAGAAAGGTGCTTGATGAAAAAGGGATTAGCTATGAAGGGATGTCCGCAAGACAAATCAAAGATGAGGACATCACAGCCTACGACTATATCATTGCGATGGATGCTGAAAATGTAGGGGCACTTCGCAGTATAGCCGGCTATGGGAAACATCACTTTATTGGCCGTCTTCTTGACTTTGTTGAAGAAGAAGATCGAGATGATGTGCCAGACCCTTATTACACTGGAAATTTCGAGGAAGTCCATGATTTAATTGAAACAGGAATTGATCGTTTTTTGACGTATGTAAAGAAAGAGAAACACCTTTAA
- a CDS encoding mechanosensitive ion channel family protein, with translation MDDTFLTVVKNKYIEILLVGLFLWLAVFMINKALQIFFKRTEFIEDKKKKTIESLVKSVTQYTASICFVLYVMSLFFHDFGKILAGAGVAGIVIGFGAQTMIRDILAGIFLIYERQIHKGDYVTVNNLFNGTIEEIGLRSLQIREWSGKLLTISNGDIRQIQNYNMEYMRITESVLISANQNPDIAFQALESACDNLNQLHHDFLKKDEFQNAIEPFQVHGIMGLNKLNRGIEITVKGMVEDEKYFEAALAVRKEMIKQLHQYDVKLLEDLAYPQPAK, from the coding sequence ATGGACGATACATTTCTAACAGTGGTCAAAAACAAATACATTGAAATACTTCTTGTTGGACTCTTTCTTTGGCTTGCCGTCTTTATGATTAACAAAGCCCTTCAAATTTTCTTTAAACGAACTGAGTTTATAGAGGACAAAAAGAAGAAAACCATCGAGAGCCTGGTCAAATCGGTCACACAATACACCGCTTCGATTTGCTTTGTGCTCTATGTCATGTCTCTTTTCTTTCATGACTTTGGGAAAATCCTTGCGGGTGCTGGTGTTGCTGGGATCGTCATCGGTTTTGGCGCCCAGACGATGATTCGTGATATTTTAGCAGGCATTTTTCTCATCTATGAACGCCAGATTCATAAAGGGGATTATGTGACGGTGAATAACCTCTTTAATGGAACCATTGAAGAGATTGGTCTCCGCTCTCTGCAAATTAGAGAATGGAGCGGCAAGCTGTTAACCATTTCTAACGGAGATATCCGGCAAATCCAAAACTATAACATGGAATATATGCGGATTACGGAATCTGTATTAATTAGCGCGAATCAAAACCCAGATATCGCCTTTCAAGCACTTGAATCAGCATGTGACAATTTAAATCAACTGCATCATGATTTTCTTAAAAAAGATGAATTCCAAAACGCCATTGAACCCTTTCAGGTTCATGGAATTATGGGCTTGAATAAGCTGAATCGCGGAATTGAAATCACAGTAAAAGGTATGGTGGAAGACGAAAAATACTTCGAAGCCGCCCTCGCTGTGCGAAAAGAAATGATTAAACAACTTCATCAGTATGATGTCAAATTGCTTGAGGATCTCGCTTATCCCCAGCCTGCAAAATAA
- the cax gene encoding calcium/proton exchanger encodes MNRLFLIIVAIGVPLSVIGSFLHFPQVVMFAVYCIAIIGLASFMGRATESLAIIAGPRIGGLLNATFGNAVELIISFFALKQGLTAIVLASLTGSVIGNLLLVAGLSFFVGGLKYKRQVFNVHDARHNSGLLMFAIIVAFVIPEVFSMEMAENKQFVLSFGISIVMILLYIAALYFKLVSHRGVYIAKQESIKGETKAEEETPEWSGKFATVILLLSTIAVAYISERLVHTFDTVGEQFGWSELFIGVIIVAIVGNAAEHASAVIMAYKNKMDVAVEIAFGSTLQVAMMVAPILVISSLFFDKQMPLIFSLPELIAMASSVLLTVILSNDGDTNWFEGATLLAAYFIMAIGFFLL; translated from the coding sequence ATGAATCGTTTGTTTCTTATAATTGTCGCAATCGGTGTTCCGCTATCGGTGATTGGCAGTTTTCTTCATTTCCCGCAGGTCGTCATGTTTGCCGTTTATTGTATTGCCATTATTGGTCTTGCAAGTTTTATGGGAAGAGCCACAGAAAGTCTTGCCATCATTGCGGGACCAAGAATTGGCGGGCTTTTAAATGCCACGTTTGGAAATGCAGTGGAGTTAATCATTTCGTTTTTTGCCTTAAAGCAAGGACTGACGGCCATCGTACTAGCTTCATTAACAGGGTCGGTTATCGGAAATTTACTGCTTGTGGCGGGGCTGTCTTTTTTCGTTGGCGGATTAAAATATAAGCGCCAAGTATTCAATGTCCATGATGCAAGGCACAATTCAGGCCTGCTCATGTTTGCCATTATTGTAGCGTTTGTCATTCCAGAAGTGTTTTCGATGGAGATGGCAGAGAATAAACAGTTTGTTTTAAGCTTTGGGATCAGCATTGTGATGATTTTGCTTTATATCGCGGCGCTCTACTTCAAACTGGTTAGCCATCGCGGGGTTTATATTGCCAAGCAGGAGAGCATAAAAGGCGAAACAAAGGCGGAAGAAGAAACACCTGAATGGTCTGGAAAGTTTGCCACTGTGATTTTGCTGCTTTCGACGATCGCAGTTGCGTACATTTCAGAGCGCCTTGTTCATACATTTGATACGGTAGGAGAACAGTTTGGTTGGAGTGAGCTGTTTATCGGTGTCATTATTGTGGCCATCGTCGGCAACGCAGCAGAACATGCCTCGGCTGTCATTATGGCTTATAAAAACAAAATGGATGTAGCAGTAGAAATTGCCTTTGGCTCCACGCTTCAGGTTGCCATGATGGTCGCCCCGATCCTTGTCATCAGCTCTCTCTTTTTCGACAAGCAGATGCCGCTCATTTTCTCCTTGCCAGAGCTCATTGCGATGGCATCCTCTGTATTACTTACGGTCATTCTATCAAATGATGGTGATACAAACTGGTTTGAAGGCGCCACATTACTTGCTGCCTATTTCATCATGGCGATTGGATTTTTCCTTTTATAA
- the yfkAB gene encoding radical SAM/CxCxxxxC motif protein YfkAB: protein MNQKTALRPITPAYDPWEAYLDVQDFGEMKLTNIELTTTTLCNMRCEHCAVGYTLQPKDPNALPIDLLLRRLDEVPLLRSLSITGGEPMLSLKSVREYVVPLLKYAHERGVRTQINSNLTLDLARYEEIIPYLDVLHISHNWGTVEEFATVGFAMMDRKPTFEQREKLFNRMIENSQALVKAGVTVSAETMLNKRTLPYIEHIHRQIVEEMKCQRHEVHPMYPSDFASALESLTLPQMRDAIHQLLDIRDQNTWMLFGTLPFYSCSTDEEDQRLLNRLRQEKNVTVRNDPDGRSRLNVNIFDGNIIVTDFGDTPPLGNITTDTLQSAYHRWMDTKLAKELNCHCPSVQCLGPNVLVKNSYYQDVDFTSRTARG from the coding sequence ATGAACCAAAAAACAGCACTTCGTCCGATCACACCTGCATACGACCCTTGGGAAGCCTATCTCGATGTGCAGGATTTCGGAGAAATGAAGCTGACAAATATTGAATTGACGACAACAACATTGTGTAACATGAGATGCGAGCATTGTGCGGTCGGCTATACCTTACAGCCTAAAGATCCGAATGCGCTGCCGATTGATTTGCTACTTCGCCGTTTAGATGAAGTTCCGCTTCTGCGCTCACTTAGTATTACAGGCGGAGAGCCCATGCTTTCTCTTAAATCTGTACGGGAATATGTCGTCCCTTTATTAAAGTATGCCCATGAACGCGGCGTCCGTACACAAATTAATTCAAACTTAACCCTTGATTTGGCACGATATGAAGAAATTATTCCATACTTAGATGTCCTTCACATTTCACATAACTGGGGCACTGTTGAAGAGTTTGCAACTGTCGGATTTGCCATGATGGATCGAAAACCAACCTTTGAACAGCGCGAGAAATTATTTAACCGCATGATTGAAAATAGTCAGGCACTTGTCAAAGCGGGTGTGACCGTATCCGCTGAAACCATGCTGAATAAGCGCACGCTTCCATATATTGAGCACATCCATCGGCAAATCGTCGAGGAAATGAAATGCCAGCGCCACGAAGTTCACCCAATGTATCCAAGTGATTTCGCTAGCGCCCTCGAATCATTGACGCTTCCACAAATGCGTGATGCCATTCATCAGCTGCTTGATATTCGTGATCAGAACACATGGATGCTGTTTGGCACCCTGCCATTTTATTCATGCAGCACAGATGAAGAAGACCAGCGTCTCCTCAACCGATTACGCCAGGAGAAAAATGTCACAGTACGAAATGACCCTGATGGACGCTCACGATTGAATGTGAATATTTTTGATGGGAATATTATTGTGACGGACTTTGGCGATACACCGCCGCTTGGAAATATTACAACTGATACATTGCAATCAGCCTATCATCGCTGGATGGACACGAAATTAGCAAAAGAACTGAATTGTCATTGCCCAAGCGTGCAATGCCTCGGTCCGAATGTTCTTGTGAAAAACAGCTATTATCAAGATGTTGATTTTACTTCTCGTACAGCCAGGGGGTAA
- a CDS encoding MFS transporter has product MSRIHFMILILLVSVSGFSQGALLPVISIIFEHADTSPTLNGLHATGLYLGVLLASPFMEAPLRRFGFKPLIVIGGAAVSLSLFSFVFFESYVVWFFLRLMIGIGDHMLHFSTQTWVTYASSSRNRGRNISLYGLSFGLGFAAGPFLTPLIEINPSLPFIVTGAVSLCIWLLVFVLKNTYPETGEVQTSEQTNSLKRFKQAFQFGWVAFMMPFCYGFLETTLNSNFPVYALRSGVTVDAVAFILPAFAIGSIVFQLPLGMLSDRFGRRRIILCVTLAGSFFFLLAGIFIQSVLAVAICFFIAGMAVGSTFSLGISYMTDLLPKHLLPAGNLMCGMAFSAGSILGPVLGGFFVQTFEGMNLLYLVSIVILFVFCCVRFGRTTAVLESH; this is encoded by the coding sequence ATGTCGAGAATTCACTTTATGATTTTAATTTTACTTGTATCCGTATCTGGTTTTTCCCAGGGAGCATTACTACCTGTCATTTCCATTATTTTTGAACATGCCGATACTTCTCCTACGTTAAACGGCCTGCATGCAACAGGCTTATATCTCGGTGTTCTGCTTGCGTCTCCTTTTATGGAAGCACCGCTTCGCCGGTTTGGATTTAAGCCGTTAATCGTCATTGGAGGCGCCGCTGTCTCTTTAAGCTTATTTAGCTTTGTGTTTTTTGAATCTTATGTTGTCTGGTTCTTCCTCCGGCTCATGATCGGGATTGGTGACCATATGCTGCATTTCTCTACACAGACGTGGGTGACCTATGCTTCATCATCAAGAAATCGCGGACGAAATATTTCACTGTATGGGTTATCGTTTGGACTCGGTTTTGCCGCCGGCCCTTTTTTAACACCGCTCATTGAGATCAATCCATCTTTGCCATTTATTGTTACTGGTGCCGTTAGTTTATGTATTTGGCTGCTTGTGTTTGTGTTAAAAAATACATATCCAGAGACGGGCGAAGTGCAAACGTCAGAGCAGACAAACAGTTTGAAGCGCTTCAAACAAGCCTTTCAATTTGGCTGGGTCGCCTTTATGATGCCATTTTGCTATGGCTTTTTAGAAACGACGCTTAATAGTAACTTCCCTGTGTATGCACTAAGAAGCGGGGTGACAGTAGATGCAGTTGCGTTTATTTTACCTGCGTTTGCCATTGGAAGCATTGTCTTTCAGCTTCCTCTCGGGATGCTCAGTGACCGGTTTGGCAGACGCCGCATTATTTTATGTGTCACACTCGCTGGATCATTCTTTTTCCTTTTGGCAGGGATTTTTATTCAATCTGTTTTGGCTGTGGCGATCTGTTTCTTTATTGCCGGAATGGCGGTAGGCTCTACCTTCTCGCTTGGCATCAGTTATATGACTGACTTATTGCCAAAGCATCTGCTTCCCGCCGGGAATTTGATGTGCGGGATGGCATTTAGTGCAGGAAGTATTCTCGGGCCGGTACTCGGAGGATTCTTTGTGCAAACGTTTGAAGGAATGAATTTACTTTACCTTGTCAGCATTGTGATCTTATTTGTGTTTTGCTGTGTTCGATTTGGGAGAACGACGGCAGTGCTGGAAAGTCACTAA